In Halolamina litorea, the genomic window GTCTGGAACGAACAGCCCGGCGGCCGCGTCATCCTCGCCTACCGCCCGGACGTGTTCGACGCCGACGCGTTCCCGGCGCCGTGTCTCCCGACCATCTACGTCACCAACGGCTCGCGGGCGAACCGCCCCGGCGCGGGCCAGTACCGGACCGAGCAGTGGCACGCGACCCTCTTCGCCGAACCCGAGGTCGAACTGGCCAACGAGACCCGCGAGGACCGCG contains:
- a CDS encoding DUF5820 family protein, whose translation is MDALPESWTVWNEQPGGRVILAYRPDVFDADAFPAPCLPTIYVTNGSRANRPGAGQYRTEQWHATLFAEPEVELANETREDRDAAVDAAVEVAERFAAGEVDYRAAYRHPRDGFLEELDALTGRDA